A region of Streptomyces sp. NBC_01267 DNA encodes the following proteins:
- a CDS encoding DUF397 domain-containing protein, with product MRSLDLTAANWRKSSYSNQDGGQCLEVADGFAAVVPVRDSKNPHGPALAFATDDWVSFVSAVKDGALGAC from the coding sequence GTGCGATCACTCGACCTGACCGCAGCGAATTGGCGCAAGAGCAGCTACAGCAACCAGGACGGCGGCCAGTGCCTGGAGGTTGCTGACGGCTTCGCCGCTGTGGTTCCCGTGCGTGACAGTAAGAACCCGCATGGCCCCGCGCTTGCGTTTGCGACAGACGACTGGGTGTCGTTTGTCTCCGCCGTGAAGGATGGCGCGCTGGGCGCCTGCTGA
- a CDS encoding DUF397 domain-containing protein, whose translation MRSIDLSAAAWRKSSYSNSDGGQCVEVCDGFMEVVPVRDSKSPNGPVLTFAPDDWVSFVSAVKGGNLPA comes from the coding sequence GTGCGATCCATCGATCTGAGCGCTGCCGCTTGGCGTAAGAGCAGCTACAGCAACTCTGATGGCGGTCAGTGCGTTGAGGTCTGTGACGGCTTCATGGAGGTCGTCCCCGTGCGTGACAGCAAGAGCCCGAACGGCCCGGTGCTCACGTTCGCGCCAGACGACTGGGTGTCGTTCGTCTCCGCCGTGAAGGGCGGCAACCTGCCCGCCTGA
- a CDS encoding DUF397 domain-containing protein, which yields MRSIDLSTAFWRKSSYSNQDGGACIEVSDDFAAVVPVRDSKNPKGPALAFAADGWTSFVSAVKDGALGA from the coding sequence GTGCGATCCATCGACCTGAGCACCGCGTTCTGGCGCAAGAGCAGTTACAGCAACCAGGACGGTGGCGCGTGCATCGAGGTGTCCGACGACTTCGCCGCCGTCGTCCCGGTGCGTGACAGCAAGAACCCGAAGGGACCTGCGCTCGCGTTCGCGGCTGACGGCTGGACGTCGTTCGTCTCCGCCGTGAAGGATGGCGCGCTGGGCGCCTGA
- a CDS encoding GlxA family transcriptional regulator: MSTVERLIVIVLFEGVDLLDVTGPPEVFALLGRETDGTTGYHVVLAAETMDPVTTSAGVRILPDITFDEASTKSIDTLLVPGSVETDSQGRVHALTDPTVVSRVRTLAARTRRVTSVCVGAHILAAAGLLDGKRATTHWSTAQQLAAEHPLVEVDADPIFIRSGDVWTGAGISACLDLSLALVADDFGETVALRVARQLVMYLKRPSGQSQFSVPLEPVSTTRRIEDLRHHIMRNIGEQLTVADLAAYAHVSERQLTRIFKSELGMPPSAYIESVRVELARHQLESTDVTLERIVTACGFGTIDTLIRAFRRRLDTTPTEYRLRFRTNSG, from the coding sequence ATGAGCACGGTCGAACGACTCATCGTGATCGTTCTCTTCGAGGGCGTCGACCTGCTCGACGTCACCGGGCCCCCGGAAGTGTTCGCCCTCCTGGGACGCGAGACGGACGGTACGACCGGCTACCACGTCGTCCTCGCCGCCGAGACCATGGACCCCGTCACCACCTCGGCGGGCGTGCGCATCCTCCCCGACATCACCTTCGACGAGGCGTCCACGAAGAGCATCGACACGCTCCTGGTGCCTGGCTCGGTCGAGACCGACAGCCAGGGCCGCGTCCACGCCCTCACCGACCCGACCGTGGTCAGCCGGGTCAGGACACTCGCAGCCAGGACACGAAGGGTCACGTCCGTCTGCGTCGGCGCCCACATCCTCGCCGCCGCCGGGCTGCTCGACGGCAAACGCGCCACCACCCACTGGTCGACCGCGCAACAGCTCGCCGCCGAACACCCGTTGGTCGAGGTGGACGCCGACCCCATCTTCATCCGCTCGGGCGACGTCTGGACCGGCGCGGGGATCAGCGCCTGCCTCGACCTGTCCCTCGCCCTCGTCGCCGACGACTTCGGCGAGACCGTCGCGCTGCGCGTCGCCCGGCAGCTCGTGATGTACCTGAAGAGACCGAGTGGGCAGAGCCAGTTCAGCGTTCCCCTGGAGCCCGTTTCCACGACCCGGCGCATAGAGGACCTCCGCCACCACATCATGCGCAACATCGGCGAACAGCTCACCGTCGCAGACCTCGCCGCGTACGCCCACGTCAGCGAGCGCCAGCTCACCCGGATCTTCAAGTCCGAACTCGGCATGCCCCCGAGTGCGTACATCGAGTCGGTGCGCGTCGAATTGGCGCGCCACCAACTCGAATCGACCGATGTCACCCTCGAACGCATCGTTACGGCCTGCGGGTTCGGCACGATCGACACCCTCATCCGGGCGTTCCGCCGACGGCTGGACACGACGCCTACGGAGTACCGGCTCCGTTTCCGGACCAACTCCGGCTGA
- a CDS encoding cysteine hydrolase family protein: MATTTLRELNGFDETPASLADATLILVDYQNTYVDGVMELEGWQAALDSAAALLVRARTAGATVIHVINDGGEGTPYDIRAEIGQIHPSVAPIEGEAVVVKKAPNAFVDTDLGGHVDAAGHKDVIVVGFMTHMCVTFTVEGAFLRGNRPTVVADACATRPLKSAGTELAACQIHHSALATIADLYGVVVESEKSLA, translated from the coding sequence ATGGCTACGACGACTCTGCGCGAACTCAACGGGTTCGACGAGACGCCTGCGTCGCTCGCCGATGCGACCCTGATCCTGGTCGACTACCAGAACACCTACGTCGACGGTGTGATGGAGCTGGAGGGCTGGCAGGCCGCACTCGACTCCGCAGCCGCGCTGCTGGTACGGGCCCGGACCGCCGGCGCGACGGTCATCCACGTCATCAACGACGGCGGCGAGGGCACCCCGTACGACATCCGGGCGGAGATCGGCCAGATCCACCCGAGCGTCGCCCCGATCGAGGGCGAGGCCGTCGTCGTCAAGAAGGCCCCGAACGCCTTCGTCGACACCGACCTGGGCGGGCACGTCGACGCCGCCGGTCACAAGGACGTCATCGTCGTGGGGTTCATGACGCACATGTGCGTGACGTTCACCGTGGAGGGCGCGTTCCTGCGGGGAAACCGGCCCACCGTGGTGGCCGACGCCTGCGCGACGCGGCCTCTGAAGTCGGCGGGCACCGAGCTGGCCGCCTGCCAGATCCATCACAGCGCGCTCGCGACGATCGCCGATCTCTACGGGGTCGTCGTCGAGTCCGAGAAGTCTCTGGCCTGA
- a CDS encoding MBL fold metallo-hydrolase, whose amino-acid sequence MNRSTFRHAASATVAAVASVTLLAACGGRSTADAASAASSPGPSSAGTGAFTVTHIGGPTTILEVAGTRLLLDPTFDAPKKYKSGLQKTHAPALGTDRIGRIDAVLLSHDQHDDNLDDTGRELLKHVPVVFSTPGAQQRLGDHVTGMKSWSAKELKTAHGTVKITAVPALHGPDGVDRGKDGEVTGFVLSGKGVPVTYISGDNASVEVAEQVGDRIKKEIGPIDTAVLFAGAARTPAILHNAPLTLTSRNAALVAKDLDPRRVVPVHTDSWNIYSEDLNSLVEAFQDQGIAGKLVDLKPDGTRKTLA is encoded by the coding sequence ATGAACCGTTCGACGTTCCGCCACGCCGCATCGGCGACCGTCGCAGCCGTCGCGAGCGTGACCCTCCTCGCCGCCTGTGGCGGCAGGAGCACCGCCGACGCCGCATCGGCCGCATCGAGCCCTGGGCCCTCGTCCGCCGGCACCGGCGCGTTCACCGTGACGCACATCGGCGGCCCGACCACGATCCTGGAGGTCGCCGGTACCCGCCTGCTGCTCGACCCGACCTTCGACGCACCCAAGAAGTACAAGAGCGGCCTGCAGAAGACGCACGCCCCCGCGCTCGGCACCGACAGGATCGGCAGGATCGACGCCGTACTGCTCTCGCACGACCAGCACGACGACAACCTCGACGACACGGGCCGTGAACTGCTCAAGCACGTGCCGGTCGTGTTCTCCACGCCCGGTGCGCAGCAGCGCCTCGGCGATCACGTCACGGGCATGAAGAGCTGGTCCGCCAAGGAGCTGAAGACCGCCCACGGCACCGTCAAGATCACCGCCGTTCCTGCCCTGCACGGTCCCGACGGGGTGGACCGCGGCAAGGACGGCGAGGTCACCGGCTTCGTGCTGAGCGGCAAGGGTGTCCCCGTCACCTACATCTCCGGGGACAACGCCTCGGTCGAGGTCGCCGAGCAGGTCGGCGACCGCATCAAGAAGGAGATCGGCCCCATCGACACGGCGGTCCTCTTCGCCGGTGCCGCCCGTACCCCAGCGATCCTGCACAACGCCCCGCTGACCCTCACCTCCAGGAACGCGGCCCTGGTGGCGAAGGACCTCGATCCCCGCAGGGTGGTTCCGGTGCACACCGACAGCTGGAACATCTACTCCGAGGACCTGAACTCCCTCGTGGAGGCGTTCCAGGACCAGGGCATCGCAGGGAAGCTCGTCGATCTGAAGCCGGACGGCACCAGGAAGACCCTGGCGTAG
- a CDS encoding LamG-like jellyroll fold domain-containing protein, whose amino-acid sequence MHTGLLHRSRGLAGALALTIATTGLGVVASAPEASAITPPVAFTADNLPTWQTNGIVWALAQSDGVVFAGGTFSALRPPQGTTGASRPAVNFAAFDAATGAPTKCVLSFTVKTGTATVRALAVSPDKKTLYAGGYFGAVNGTQVSSLAAIDIATCKPRASFRASFPATVRALAVTNDTVYAGGDFSTVDGKKHQRYAAVKTSDGSVLPFKADADAPGRAVALTPDGKKAVLGGDFFTVNGTDSHALAVVDAKSGAVTKSYPGFIEKNSVVKTIDTDATGIYTGNEGTGSGVFDGRIALNTSNFAQRWRDTCLGATQAVKSYKGVLYSASHAHDCSGVGEFPNGRRRHFLAEPTTGTGKLGWLPDTNDGIGEGIGPRALTIATSGATSYLWSGGEFTTVNGSPAQGLTRFASTGDKGAPTVPVVSAAALKPGGVQVRWRASFDTDDSKLTYKVYRNGSSTPLKTVQADSLEWSRPQVGFTDTSVATGKTYTYRVTAADAAGNTSALSATASVTVPSATEHYPAAVLSDGAKLYWRYDDRTAPFAADTSSSNSSGVMVNGPSLRKTPSAVKGPSTGIGFNGSNQLVYSDHRYAHPTTFSLETWFKTTSTKGGKLIGFGDNTLSTSKQYDKHVYMTNAGKLVFGVRSGTLKTLVSPKTYNDGKWHQVVAAQGSSGMTLYVDGHLLTSNKITTNQDYSGFWRVGGDTLTGWPSRPTSDFFNGQLDETAVYARVLTSAQVAAHYKLASAT is encoded by the coding sequence ATGCACACGGGCTTGCTGCACAGATCGCGAGGGTTGGCAGGCGCCCTCGCCCTGACCATCGCCACGACCGGACTCGGCGTGGTCGCCTCGGCGCCCGAGGCCTCGGCGATCACGCCCCCCGTGGCGTTCACCGCGGACAACCTGCCGACCTGGCAGACCAACGGCATCGTCTGGGCGCTCGCCCAGAGCGACGGTGTGGTCTTCGCGGGCGGCACCTTCTCCGCGCTCCGGCCGCCGCAGGGCACCACGGGCGCCTCGCGGCCCGCGGTCAACTTCGCCGCGTTCGACGCCGCCACCGGCGCGCCCACCAAGTGCGTCCTGTCCTTCACGGTCAAGACCGGCACCGCCACCGTGCGGGCCCTCGCCGTGTCACCGGACAAGAAGACCCTGTACGCGGGCGGCTACTTCGGCGCGGTGAACGGCACCCAGGTGTCGTCGCTGGCCGCGATCGACATCGCCACCTGCAAGCCCCGGGCCTCGTTCCGGGCGAGCTTCCCCGCCACCGTCCGGGCGCTGGCGGTGACGAACGACACCGTGTACGCGGGCGGCGACTTCAGCACCGTCGACGGCAAGAAGCACCAGCGCTACGCCGCGGTCAAGACCTCCGACGGTTCGGTGCTGCCCTTCAAGGCCGACGCGGACGCGCCGGGCCGGGCCGTCGCGCTCACCCCGGACGGCAAGAAGGCCGTGCTCGGCGGTGACTTCTTCACCGTCAACGGGACCGACTCGCACGCCCTCGCCGTGGTGGACGCGAAGTCGGGCGCGGTGACCAAGTCGTACCCCGGCTTCATCGAGAAGAACTCGGTGGTCAAGACCATCGACACCGATGCCACCGGGATCTACACGGGCAACGAGGGCACCGGCTCCGGGGTGTTCGACGGCCGCATCGCTCTCAACACCAGCAATTTCGCCCAGCGTTGGCGTGACACCTGCCTGGGCGCCACTCAGGCCGTGAAGTCCTACAAGGGCGTGCTCTACAGCGCCTCGCACGCGCACGACTGCTCCGGTGTCGGCGAGTTCCCCAACGGCAGGCGCCGCCACTTCCTGGCGGAGCCCACCACGGGTACCGGCAAGCTCGGCTGGCTCCCCGACACCAACGACGGCATCGGTGAGGGCATCGGCCCCCGCGCGCTGACCATCGCCACCTCGGGTGCCACCTCGTACCTGTGGTCGGGCGGCGAGTTCACCACCGTCAACGGCTCCCCGGCCCAGGGCCTGACCCGCTTCGCCTCCACCGGCGACAAGGGCGCGCCGACCGTGCCGGTCGTCTCGGCCGCCGCCCTCAAGCCGGGTGGGGTACAGGTCCGTTGGCGGGCCTCCTTCGACACGGACGACTCGAAGCTGACGTACAAGGTGTACCGCAACGGCTCCAGCACCCCGCTGAAGACCGTGCAGGCCGACTCGCTGGAGTGGTCGCGCCCCCAGGTCGGCTTCACCGACACGTCTGTCGCCACCGGCAAGACGTACACGTACCGGGTCACCGCCGCCGACGCCGCGGGGAACACCAGCGCCCTGTCCGCGACCGCGAGCGTCACCGTGCCCTCTGCCACCGAGCACTACCCGGCCGCCGTACTGTCCGACGGTGCCAAGCTGTACTGGCGCTACGACGACCGCACCGCCCCGTTCGCGGCGGACACGTCGAGCTCCAACAGCTCGGGCGTCATGGTGAACGGCCCCTCGCTGCGCAAGACGCCCTCCGCCGTGAAGGGCCCGTCCACCGGGATCGGCTTCAACGGCAGCAACCAACTGGTGTACAGCGACCACCGGTACGCCCACCCGACCACGTTCAGCCTGGAGACCTGGTTCAAGACCACCAGCACCAAGGGCGGCAAGCTGATCGGCTTCGGTGACAACACCCTGAGCACCAGCAAGCAGTACGACAAGCACGTGTACATGACGAACGCGGGCAAGCTCGTCTTCGGTGTCCGCAGCGGCACGCTCAAGACCCTGGTCAGCCCGAAGACCTACAACGACGGCAAGTGGCACCAGGTCGTCGCGGCGCAGGGCTCGTCCGGCATGACGCTCTACGTGGACGGGCACCTCCTGACGTCCAACAAGATCACCACCAACCAGGACTACAGCGGCTTCTGGCGGGTGGGCGGCGACACCCTGACCGGCTGGCCCTCCAGGCCGACCAGCGACTTCTTCAACGGCCAGCTGGACGAGACCGCCGTCTACGCGCGGGTGCTCACCAGCGCGCAGGTCGCCGCCCACTACAAGCTGGCGAGTGCCACGTAG
- a CDS encoding cupin-like domain-containing protein has product MNSQLDLATPDLLRFPWLRGAKFFHARVRPGDVLFIPLRARDFVVHGLFHRREDTRFFFSPASE; this is encoded by the coding sequence GTGAACAGCCAGCTGGATCTCGCTACCCCCGACCTGCTGCGTTTTCCCTGGCTGCGCGGGGCGAAATTCTTCCATGCGCGGGTCCGTCCCGGTGATGTCCTCTTCATTCCGCTGAGGGCCCGGGATTTCGTTGTGCACGGCCTGTTCCACCGGCGGGAGGACACCCGGTTCTTCTTCAGCCCGGCTTCGGAGTGA
- a CDS encoding FG-GAP repeat domain-containing protein, translating to MLGSRFALSALGVALCVGVTAPVSASADSGGSVLGAVTQSGSGQRPEGQAGQALRTDPNTLTSAQLTPPALTRTEVMSRAASWVDLGLVYSNTAYYQGYRMDCSGYASMAWKLGTSLVTGTFNSSGVTEDITKAELKAGDALNNPAAGAQGHIALFEKWTDSSKSAYWGYEFSGSGVHHRKIPYPYFSGHGTFHPVHNKAIVDVSDPGMTNLAAVGDQTGDGIPDIIATKVSNGKLYRYSGPDYSGATRVEIGTGWNSFDSVTAVGDLNGDGVTDIVAAKGDGTLYRYSGPDYTGPARVEIGTGWAAMTSITGVGDLTGDGIPDLLAVEKSSGALYRYSGPNYSGATRVQIGTGWNSFDSVTAVGDLNGDGVTDIIAAKGDGTLYRYSGPDYTGPARVEIGTGWDSMNNLVSPGDLNGDGIPDLLGVKLSTSQLFRYTGPAFSGASRTEIGTGW from the coding sequence TTGCTCGGAAGTCGCTTCGCCCTGTCGGCGCTGGGAGTGGCGCTGTGCGTCGGTGTGACCGCGCCGGTGAGCGCGAGCGCGGACAGTGGGGGTTCTGTCCTCGGGGCCGTCACGCAGAGCGGATCCGGTCAGAGACCCGAGGGCCAGGCGGGCCAGGCACTCCGGACCGATCCGAACACACTCACGTCGGCCCAGCTCACCCCGCCTGCGCTCACCAGGACCGAAGTCATGTCCCGGGCGGCGAGCTGGGTCGACCTCGGCCTGGTCTACAGCAACACCGCGTATTACCAGGGCTACCGCATGGACTGCTCGGGCTATGCGTCGATGGCCTGGAAGCTCGGCACGTCGCTGGTGACCGGCACGTTCAACTCCTCGGGCGTCACGGAGGACATCACCAAGGCCGAACTCAAGGCCGGGGACGCCCTCAACAACCCCGCCGCCGGTGCGCAGGGCCACATCGCCCTGTTCGAGAAGTGGACCGACTCCTCCAAGTCCGCTTACTGGGGCTACGAGTTCAGCGGATCGGGTGTCCACCACCGGAAGATCCCGTACCCGTACTTCTCGGGCCACGGCACCTTCCACCCGGTCCACAACAAGGCCATCGTCGATGTGTCCGACCCGGGCATGACGAACCTCGCCGCAGTGGGCGATCAGACCGGTGACGGCATCCCCGACATCATCGCCACCAAGGTCTCCAACGGAAAGCTGTACCGGTACTCCGGCCCCGACTACAGCGGTGCCACCCGGGTGGAGATCGGGACCGGCTGGAACTCCTTCGACTCCGTCACGGCGGTCGGTGACCTGAACGGTGACGGGGTGACCGACATCGTCGCGGCCAAGGGCGACGGAACGCTGTACCGCTACTCGGGTCCCGACTACACCGGTCCGGCCCGGGTGGAGATCGGCACCGGCTGGGCGGCGATGACCAGCATCACCGGAGTGGGCGATCTGACCGGTGACGGCATACCGGACCTTCTCGCCGTCGAGAAGTCGAGCGGGGCCCTGTACCGGTACTCCGGCCCCAACTACAGCGGTGCCACCCGGGTGCAGATCGGGACCGGCTGGAACTCCTTCGACTCCGTCACGGCGGTCGGTGACCTGAACGGTGACGGGGTGACCGACATCATCGCGGCCAAGGGCGACGGAACGCTGTACCGCTACTCGGGTCCCGACTACACCGGTCCGGCCCGGGTGGAGATCGGCACCGGCTGGGACTCCATGAACAACCTGGTGAGTCCGGGCGACCTCAACGGTGACGGCATTCCCGACCTGCTGGGCGTCAAGCTGTCCACCTCTCAGCTCTTCCGCTACACCGGTCCGGCGTTCAGCGGCGCGAGCCGCACCGAGATCGGCACCGGCTGGTAG
- a CDS encoding transglycosylase family protein yields the protein MTRVRRFPSALRSSAAAAVFALSLAVVTPASAASVSTWDKVARCESGGNWSIDTGTTYTGGLQISGYNWQHYGGTAYAPHAYQATKKQQILIAEKILADQGAGAWTCSPGTGLSTDTADPYPLPRMANLTNVGDLTGDGVPDLIAVKRSTGVLYRYSGPDFSGDTRVQIGTGWGSMTDVTAVGDQNGDGVTDILATASDGTLYRYSGPDYSGPARVEIGTGWTSMTDATGVGDLTGDGVPDLIAVKRSTGVLYRYSGPDFSGDTRVQIGTGWGSMTDVTAVGDQNGDGVADILAADARGKLYRYTGPDYSGGGRVQIGTGWDVMAELVGPGNITGSAVPDLLAVNVVSGVLYRYAGPDFSGATRTGIGTGW from the coding sequence GTGACACGCGTACGCCGTTTCCCGTCCGCACTGCGCTCGTCGGCCGCCGCCGCGGTCTTCGCCCTGAGCCTGGCCGTCGTCACTCCCGCGTCGGCTGCCTCGGTCAGCACCTGGGACAAGGTCGCCCGCTGTGAGAGCGGCGGCAACTGGAGCATCGACACCGGCACCACCTACACCGGCGGCCTGCAGATCAGTGGCTACAACTGGCAGCACTACGGCGGCACCGCCTATGCACCCCACGCCTACCAGGCGACCAAGAAACAGCAGATCCTCATCGCCGAGAAGATCCTCGCCGACCAGGGCGCCGGTGCCTGGACGTGCAGTCCCGGTACCGGCCTGTCGACGGACACCGCGGACCCGTATCCGCTGCCGCGGATGGCGAATCTGACGAATGTGGGTGACCTGACCGGTGACGGTGTGCCGGACCTCATCGCCGTCAAGAGGTCCACCGGTGTTCTGTACCGCTATTCGGGTCCTGATTTCAGTGGTGACACCCGGGTGCAGATCGGTACCGGCTGGGGATCGATGACCGACGTGACCGCGGTCGGTGACCAGAACGGCGACGGGGTCACGGACATCCTGGCGACCGCGTCCGACGGAACGCTGTACCGCTACTCGGGTCCCGACTACAGCGGTCCGGCCCGGGTGGAGATCGGCACCGGCTGGACATCCATGACCGACGCCACCGGGGTGGGCGACCTGACCGGTGACGGTGTGCCGGACCTCATCGCCGTCAAGAGGTCCACCGGTGTTCTGTACCGGTACTCGGGTCCTGATTTCAGTGGTGACACCCGGGTGCAGATCGGTACCGGCTGGGGATCGATGACCGACGTGACCGCGGTCGGTGACCAGAACGGCGACGGGGTCGCCGACATCCTGGCCGCCGACGCCCGCGGCAAGCTCTACCGCTACACCGGCCCCGACTACTCCGGCGGCGGAAGGGTGCAGATCGGCACCGGCTGGGACGTCATGGCCGAGCTCGTCGGACCCGGCAACATCACCGGCAGCGCCGTCCCCGACCTGCTGGCCGTGAACGTGGTCAGTGGCGTTCTCTACCGCTATGCCGGTCCCGATTTCAGCGGCGCGACCCGTACCGGCATCGGTACCGGCTGGTAG
- a CDS encoding endonuclease/exonuclease/phosphatase family protein: protein MRPHHRITRAGRDGAVPMPRGTARLTRRWAAICSLLLLLMALPTYAQADSLPVTTPQSLHFVSYNICGSACPKSATDSATNRMNAVVAQASPQGWNTDAIFLQEVCEDQYDTFNTRLQPLGYHGKFTATIAAGGSATACKGKYAYGVALFVKGPILASTVLPLTVGNEVEKILVPCVRTTLHGRDTWACSVHLYWKDAALNQAESVKLAAQAKAWEDAGTPVVLGGDFNATPRSTSLGSFYSPSADDGGHGRFIEADETDKDSFNQQVCDPAARLYCRSGETTFTGSTVSKLDYLMFGERYFRAAQGDVLPRDATVSDHQLYRGAVSWAGMSGAASVGDLTGDSAGDIVAIARASGTLYRYAGPAYSGASRVSLGGGWNVYDRIVGVGDLTGDGVSDLLAVDGDGGLFRYSGPDYAADSKVQIGTGWSGMAGISAVGDLTGDDVPDIVAVARSTGALYRYTGPGFPGGSRVGIGTGWNVYNQLAGVGDLTGDSVSDLLAVDANGDLFRLSGPDYADSSKARTGTGWNSMSNITGVGDLTGDGAPDIIATKAATGELYRYSGPGFAGGARVLIGTGW from the coding sequence GTGCGTCCGCATCACCGCATCACCCGCGCCGGGCGCGACGGCGCCGTCCCGATGCCCCGAGGAACCGCGCGCCTCACCCGCCGGTGGGCCGCGATCTGCTCGCTGCTTCTGCTGCTGATGGCGCTGCCGACGTATGCGCAGGCCGACTCGCTGCCCGTCACCACCCCGCAGTCGTTGCACTTCGTCAGCTACAACATCTGCGGCAGCGCATGCCCGAAGAGCGCCACCGACAGCGCCACCAACCGTATGAACGCGGTGGTCGCCCAGGCATCCCCGCAGGGATGGAACACCGATGCGATCTTCCTGCAGGAGGTGTGCGAGGACCAGTACGACACGTTCAACACCCGTCTGCAGCCGCTCGGTTACCACGGGAAGTTCACCGCGACGATCGCCGCCGGCGGCAGCGCGACCGCCTGCAAGGGGAAGTACGCCTACGGTGTGGCGTTGTTCGTCAAGGGGCCGATCCTCGCCTCGACGGTGCTGCCGCTGACCGTCGGCAACGAAGTGGAGAAGATCCTCGTCCCCTGTGTGCGCACCACCCTCCACGGCAGGGACACCTGGGCGTGCTCGGTCCATCTGTACTGGAAGGACGCAGCCCTCAACCAGGCCGAATCGGTCAAACTCGCGGCACAGGCCAAGGCCTGGGAGGACGCCGGTACCCCGGTGGTCCTCGGCGGTGACTTCAACGCAACGCCCCGCAGCACCTCACTGGGCAGCTTCTACAGCCCCAGCGCCGACGACGGCGGACACGGCCGGTTCATCGAGGCGGACGAAACCGACAAGGACTCCTTCAACCAGCAGGTGTGCGACCCGGCGGCACGGCTGTACTGCCGGTCGGGCGAGACCACCTTCACCGGAAGCACCGTCTCCAAGCTCGACTACCTGATGTTCGGCGAGCGGTACTTCAGAGCCGCGCAGGGTGACGTCCTGCCCCGCGACGCAACGGTCTCCGACCACCAGCTGTACCGCGGCGCCGTGTCATGGGCCGGCATGTCGGGTGCTGCGAGCGTGGGGGACCTGACGGGCGACTCGGCCGGCGACATCGTCGCGATCGCCCGCGCCAGTGGAACTCTCTACCGGTACGCGGGCCCTGCTTACAGCGGCGCCTCCAGGGTGTCGCTCGGCGGCGGCTGGAACGTCTACGACCGGATCGTCGGGGTCGGTGACCTGACCGGTGACGGTGTGTCCGATCTGCTCGCCGTCGACGGCGACGGCGGCCTGTTCCGCTACTCGGGCCCCGATTACGCCGCCGACAGCAAGGTACAGATCGGCACCGGCTGGAGCGGCATGGCCGGTATCAGCGCGGTAGGCGACCTGACCGGGGACGACGTCCCCGACATCGTGGCGGTCGCACGGTCGACGGGCGCTCTCTACCGGTACACGGGCCCCGGTTTCCCGGGCGGATCGCGGGTCGGTATCGGCACCGGCTGGAACGTCTACAACCAGCTCGCCGGGGTCGGCGACCTGACGGGTGACAGCGTGTCGGATCTGCTGGCAGTCGATGCCAACGGTGACCTGTTCCGCCTCTCGGGTCCTGACTACGCCGACAGCAGCAAGGCACGGACCGGAACGGGCTGGAACTCGATGAGCAACATCACCGGGGTCGGCGACCTGACCGGTGACGGCGCACCCGACATCATCGCCACCAAGGCGGCGACCGGTGAGCTGTACCGGTACTCGGGACCGGGTTTCGCCGGCGGTGCGCGCGTCCTCATCGGCACCGGCTGGTAG
- a CDS encoding response regulator transcription factor, whose amino-acid sequence MRTSRDARIRLLLIDDHTLVRDGLQEILDSYNDLVVVGGAATSGDGVEQARRHRPDIVLLDVELPGGEVTETVRRIRTVSPASRIIILSMFDEPRLLHRLVTAGVRGYLVKSVSRHELVSAIRSVHRDAERLVHAVSRETLARMRSGAYGPGLSDRELEVLELVALALSNSQVADRLAITEATVKRHLRNVFAKLGAVSRIDAVNKAVAASLIVSGAPRRTAGHG is encoded by the coding sequence TTGAGAACATCACGTGACGCCCGGATCCGGCTGCTGCTGATCGACGACCACACCCTGGTCCGCGACGGACTGCAAGAGATCCTGGACTCCTACAACGACCTGGTGGTGGTCGGCGGCGCCGCCACCAGTGGGGACGGGGTGGAACAGGCCAGGCGGCATCGCCCGGACATCGTGCTGCTCGATGTGGAACTGCCGGGGGGCGAGGTCACAGAGACGGTACGGAGGATCCGCACCGTCTCACCGGCCTCGCGGATCATCATCTTGAGCATGTTCGACGAACCGCGGCTGCTGCACCGGCTCGTCACCGCGGGTGTACGCGGCTACCTGGTCAAGAGTGTGAGCCGGCACGAACTGGTGTCCGCGATCCGTAGCGTGCACCGCGACGCGGAACGCCTGGTGCACGCCGTGTCCCGGGAGACCCTGGCCCGGATGCGGTCCGGTGCGTACGGACCCGGTCTGTCGGACCGCGAACTCGAAGTGCTGGAACTGGTCGCGCTGGCGCTGAGCAACAGTCAGGTCGCCGACCGGCTGGCCATCACCGAAGCCACCGTCAAGCGGCATCTGCGGAACGTCTTCGCGAAGCTCGGAGCCGTCTCGCGGATCGACGCGGTGAACAAGGCCGTCGCCGCATCGCTGATCGTGTCCGGCGCCCCGAGGCGTACGGCCGGCCACGGCTGA